A single Trypanosoma brucei gambiense DAL972 chromosome 9, complete sequence DNA region contains:
- a CDS encoding radical SAM domain protein, putative, whose amino-acid sequence MNKCKQAGRPMLSEQRRETLGSMYSLVGSHSAVKLCRWQKSMMRGMGGCYKWTMYGIESHRCMEATPSMACANKCVFCWRLNTNPTATEWKWQVDNPHDIVEGMLTSHKTLVHEVQGMPGVTAESLEEARNPKHCALSLVGEPILYPKVNEFLHILHTKGISTFLVNNGQFPEAVENLATVTQLYLSVDAPNKEVMKILDRPVFADYWDRFNQSVLYMNQRRERTVFRLTMIDGFNMSEDNLREYKVLFEVGRPNFIELKRLTPAFSGNDRSILRMKNVPTWEGLKAYAARLCETILDGKEYSVASVHEHSGCILLAQNRFKVDGVWHTWIDFDKFNAMVLDPAVRPRIVADGYLRPTPDWALPDSQSAGFDPAQCRRITPRRRKYMDANEGSAP is encoded by the coding sequence ATGAACAAGTGCAAGCAAGCCGGTCGCCCGATGCTTTCGGAGCAGCGCCGGGAGACATTAGGTTCAATGTACAGTCTGGTCGGTAGCCACAGTGCAGTGAAACTATGCCGCTGGCAGAAGTCAATGATGCGTGGAATGGGCGGCTGTTACAAGTGGAcgatgtatggcattgagtcCCATCGCTGCATGGAGGCAACACCCAGCATGGCATGTGCCAACAAGTGTGTGTTCTGCTGGCGATTAAATACTAATCCTACAGCGACAGAGTGGAAATGGCAAGTCGATAACCCACACGACATTGTCGAGGGGATGTTGACCagccacaaaacccttgttcaTGAGGTGCAGGGTATGCCCGGTGTAACGGCTGAAAGCTTGGAGGAAGCAAGGAACCCCAAGCACTGTGCCCTTTCTCTCGTGGGGGAGCCCATCTTATACCCCAAAGTTAATGAGTTTCTTCACATACTCCACACAAAGGGGATTTCTACGTTTCTTGTCAACAACGGTCAGTTCCCCGAAGCAGTGGAGAATTTGGCGACCGTCACACAGTTGTATTTGAGTGTTGACGCACCCAACAAGGAAGTGATGAAGATTTTAGACAGACCAGTTTTCGCTGATTACTGGGATCGCTTTAACCAAAGTGTCCTCTACATGAatcaaagaagggaaagaaccGTTTTTCGCCTGACGATGATCGATGGGTTCAATATGAGTGAGGACAACTTGCGAGAGTATAAGGTTCTCTTCGAGGTGGGTCGGCCAAACTTTATTGAGTTGAAACGGTTAACACCAGCGTTCTCTGGGAATGACAGGAGCATATTGAGGATGAAGAATGTTCCCACATGGGAGGGGTTGAAGGCATACGCCGCTCGCTTGTGTGAGACTATACTCGATGGTAAGGAGTATAGTGTGGCATCAGTACACGAGCACTCTGGGTGCATTCTCTTGGCGCAAAATCGCTTCAAAGTTGATGGTGTTTGGCACACGTGGATCGATTTTGACAAGTTCAATGCCATGGTGCTCGATCCTGCTGTTCGGCCGCGGATTGTAGCCGATGGTTACCTGCGCCCTACACCTGATTGGGCTCTACCAGATTCTCAGAGTGCTGGTTTCGACCCAGCTCAGTGTAGGCGCATCACACCCCGACGTCGGAAGTACATGGATGCTAACGAGGGATCTGCCCCGTGA
- a CDS encoding cAMP-specific phosphodiesterase, putative gives MFMNKPFGSKRCEPFHESEHLCEAFAITEAILARYQRGKRSFTSSEKSGLAALIKRIPYDILVEVLDQSGFTPTSNATPPVDYLAMMEHTMTHGASITHALQYLNDLMTKCTGCPGIRTYYHNPNDDVLADPVHDTAALIDETTAVGKSVVTKQYLNIAGAHYIPLIHGDIVVGCVEVPRFSGNLEKLPSFPSLIRAVTCTAHKFIEEARINWNREKAEAMLQMATRLARDNLDETVLASSIMNTVKSLTESARCSLFLVKDDKLEAHFEDGNVVSIPKGTGIVGYVAQTGETVNIVDAYADDRFNREVDKATGYRTKTILCMPVMYEGTIVAVTQLINKLDLTTESGLRLPRVFGKRDEELFQTFSMFAGASLRNCRINDRLLKEKKKSDVILDVVTVLSNTDIRDVDGIVRHALHGAKKLLNADRSTLFLVDKERNELCSRMADSVAGKEIRFPCGQGIAGTVAASGVGENIQDAYQDPRFNREVDKQLGYRTQTILCEPIILNGEILAVVQLVNKLDTSGEVTVFTEDDRETFRVFSLFAGISINNSHLLEFAVKAGREVMELNEHRATLFNKNVPSRAVKRVTAITKVEREAVLVCELPSFDVTDVEFDLFRARESTDKPLDVAAAIAYRLLLGSGLPQKFGCSDEVLLNFILQCRKKYRNVPYHNFYHVVDVCQTIHTFLYRGNVYEKLTELECFVLLITALVHDLDHMGLNNSFYLKTESPLGILSSASGNTSVLEVHHCNLAVEILSDPESDVFGGLEGAERTLAFRSMIDCVLATDMAKHGSALEAFLASAADQSSDEAAFHRMTMEIILKAGDISNVTKPFDISRQWAMAVTEEFYRQGDMEKERGVEVLPMFDRSKNMELAKGQIGFIDFVAAPFFQKIVDACLQGMQWTVDRIKSNRAQWERVLETRLSTSSGNNSSTR, from the coding sequence ATGTTCATGAACAAGCCCTTTGGCAGCAAGCGCTGCGAACCCTTCCACGAGTCGGAGCACCTTTGTGAGGCGTTTGCCATCACTGAAGCAATCCTCGCTCGCTATCAGCGTGGGAAACGCAGCTTTACGTCCTCCGAAAAAAGTGGACTGGCAGCCCTTATCAAACGTATTCCTTATGATATCCTTGTTGAGGTTCTCGATCAAAGCGGATTTACTCCAACAAGCAATGCAACACCCCCCGTTGATTATTTAGCTATGATGGAGCACACAATGACGCACGGTGCGTCTATTACACACGCCCTGCAGTACCTTAACGATTTGATGACTAAGTGTACCGGGTGCCCGGGGATTCGTACATATTACCATAACCCCAATGATGACGTTCTGGCCGACCCCGTTCACGACACGGCAGCATTGATTGATGAAACAACAGCCGTGGGAAAGTCGGTTGTAACTAAACAGTACCTTAATATAGCTGGGGCTCACTACATACCCTTGATCCACGGAGATATTGTGGTTGGTTGTGTTGAGGTACCCCGCTTTTCGGGAAATCTTGAGAAATTGCCATCATTCCCATCTCTCATAAGAGCTGTGACATGCACCGCACACAAATTCATTGAGGAAGCGAGAATCAACTGGAACAGGGAGAAGGCGGAAGCTATGTTGCAAATGGCGACCAGGTTGGCCCGTGACAATCTTGATGAAACAGTACTTGCATCTTCTATCATGAACACTGTCAAGAGTCTCACGGAAAGTGCGCGTTGCAGTCTCTTCCTTGTGAAAGACGACAAGCTTGAAGCGCATTTTGAGGATGGTAACGTCGTTTCCATACCCAAGGGAACAGGCATTGTAGGGTATGTGGCGCAAACTGGTGAGACTGTTAATATTGTTGATGCCTACGCCGATGACCGCTTTAACCGTGAGGTTGACAAGGCTACTGGGTACCGTACAAAGACGATACTCTGCATGCCTGTGATGTACGAAGGAACGATTGTGGCTGTAACCCAGCTGATTAATAAATTGGATCTGACAACTGAGAGTGGATTGCGCCTACCTCGTGTGTTCGGAAAACGTGACGAGGAGCTGTTCCAAACCTTCTCTATGTTTGCTGGCGCCTCACTACGTAACTGTCGTATCAACGACCGACTCTtaaaggagaagaaaaagagtgacGTGATTCTCGATGTTGTTACTGTTCTCTCGAACACGGATATCCGCGATGTGGATGGTATTGTTCGCCACGCACTGCACGGAGCAAAGAAACTACTGAACGCGGATCGCTCtactttgtttttggtggaCAAGGAACGGAACGAACTTTGCAGTCGTATGGCAGATAGCGTTGCTGGTAAGGAGATTCGTTTTCCGTGTGGCCAAGGTATTGCGGGCACTGTGGCGGCATCTGGAGTTGGTGAGAATATTCAGGACGCGTACCAGGATCCGCGCTTCAACCGTGAGGTTGACAAACAACTTGGATACCGCACGCAGACCATATTGTGCGAGCCCATCATACTAAATGGTGAGATCCTTGCTGTCGTGCAGCTCGTGAACAAGCTTGATACGTCTGGAGAAGTGACTGTGTTTACCGAGGATGATCGTGAGACCTTCCGTGTGTTTTCCTTATTTGCAGGTATATCCATCAACAACTCTCACCTGCTTGAGTTCGCTGTGAAGGCGGGTCGTGAGGTGATGGAATTAAATGAACACCGAGCAACATTGTTTAATAAGAACGTTCCCTCACGTGCGGTTAAACGAGTCACTGCCATTACGAAGGTTGAAAGGGAAGCGGTCTTGGTCTGTGAACTTCCATCGTTTGATGTTACGGATGTTGAGTTCGACTTGTTCCGAGCACGTGAAAGCACAGATAAACCGTTGGATGTCGCTGCTGCTATTGCATACAGACTACTGCTTGGAAGCGGCCTTCCACAAAAGTTTGGTTGCTCTGACGAGGTGCTTCTTAACTTCATTCTGCAATGCCGTAAGAAATACCGTAATGTCCCTTATCACAACTTTTACCATGTTGTGGATGTATGCCAAACCATTCACACATTCTTGTACAGGGGAAATGTGTATGAGAAGTTAACCGAGCTTGAGTGCTTTGTGCTGCTTATCACCGCACTGGTGCATGATCTTGATCATATGGGGCTGAACAACAGTTTCTACCTGAAAACAGAATCTCCACTTGGTATTCTTTCCAGCGCAAGTGGTAACACCTCTGTTCTTGAGGTGCATCACTGCAACCTTGCTGTTGAGATCCTCTCTGATCCGGAATCTGATGTGTTTGGTGGTCTGGAGGGTGCAGAGCGTACTCTTGCGTTCCGATCGATGATTGATTGTGTACTTGCGACAGATATGGCGAAGCATGGAAGTGCATTAGAGGCGTTTCTTGCATCTGCGGCGGACCAGTCGTCAGACGAGGCAGCGTTTCACCGCATGACGATGGAGATAATCTTGAAAGCTGGAGATATCTCTAACGTAACGAAACCGTTCGACATTTCCCGTCAGTGGGCAATGGCTGTGACGGAGGAGTTCTACCGTCAAGGAGACatggagaaggagaggggtGTGGAAGTATTGCCCATGTTTGACCGATCTAAGAATATGGAGCTTGCAAAAGGTCAAATTGGATTCATTGACTTTGTTGCAGCCCCATTTTTCCAGAAGATAGTTGATGCCTGCCTGCAAGGGATGCAATGGACAGTCGACCGTATCAAATCGAACCGCGCACAGTGGGAGCGAGTTCTGGAAACAAGACTATCAACGAGTTctggcaacaacagcagtacTCGTTGA
- a CDS encoding cAMP-specific phosphodiesterase, putative, whose protein sequence is MTHNGGRHLLEAVTLCGSILTRYKRSNMKLDEAEVRALKELFEKYQDILVDGSPGLPTHASGPMIQPPVTNMVAPYDSPTDTIVKFVEGTINLQRPIVEVLHVMNEHLSLVLRAKNTHVFYVDPVNNLLYDPIHGVAAALDESSPIGKAIVSGERLNVAGTLYIPIISEGMPLGCVLSPCGRADYHASTMLESSLRVISTSLKNIIQAEKLNWNKEKAEAMLRMATQLARDNLEETVLASSIMNTVKSLTESARCSLFLVRGDVLEAHFEDGNVVTIPRGAGIAGYVAQTGETVNIVDAYADDRFNREVDKATGYRTKTILCMPVMYEGTIVAVAQLINKLDLTTESGLRLPRVFGRRDEELFQTFSMFAGASLRNCRINDRLLKEKKKSDVILDVVTVLSNTDIRDVDGIVRHALHGAKKLLNADRSTLFLVDKERNELCSRMADSVAGKEIRFPCGQGIAGTVAASGVGENIQDAYQDPRFNREVDKQLGYRTQTILCEPIILNGEILAVVQLVNKLDTSGEVTVFTEDDRDTFRVFSLFAGISINNSHLLEFAVKAGREVMELNEHRATLFNKNVPSRGVKRVTAITNREREAVLRIEFPNVDVTDIDFDLFQARESTDKPLDVAAAIAYRLLLGSGLPQKFGCSDEVLLNFILQCRKKYRNVPYHNFYHVVDVCQTIYTFLYRGNVYEKLTELECFVLLITALVHDLDHMGLNNSFYLKTESPLGILSSASGNKSVLEVHHCNLAVEILSDPESDVFGGLEGAERTLAFRSMIDCVLATDMARHSEFLEKYLELMKTSYNVDDSDHRQMTMDVLMKAGDISNVTKPFDISRQWAMAVTEEFYRQGDMEKERGVEVLPMFDRSKNMELAKGQIGFIDFVAAPFFQKIVDACLQGMQWTVDRTKSNRAQWERVLEARSTGASS, encoded by the coding sequence ATGACACACAACGGTGGTCGTCATCTGCTTGAGGCGGTTACGCTATGCGGGTCCATTCTTACTCGCTATAAGCGGAGCAACATGAAGCTCGACGAAGCTGAGGTAAGGGCATTAAAGGAGTTATTCGAGAAGTATCAAGATATCCTCGTGGATGGATCCCCTGGTTTGCCCACCCACGCTAGCGGGCCCATGATCCAGCCTCCCGTTACAAACATGGTCGCCCCTTATGATTCCCCCACGGATACTATAGTGAAGTTCGTTGAAGGAACGATAAACCTGCAGAGACCAATTGTTGAGGTCCTTCACGTTATGAACGAGCATTTGTCCCTTGTCCTTCGCGCAAAGAACACTCATGTCTTTTATGTCGACCCCGTTAATAACCTGTTATACGACCCTATACACGGGGTTGCCGCTGCACTCGATGAATCGTCACCAATAGGAAAGGCCATAGTTTCGGGTGAGCGGCTTAACGTAGCGGGGACACTATATATACCCATCATCTCCGAGGGGATGCCGTTGGGTTGCGTACTGAGTCCTTGTGGAAGGGCAGATTACCACGCCTCTACGATGCTTGAGTCATCACTCCGTGTTATTTCCACATCCCTCAAAAACATCATTCAGGCAGAGAAACTGAActggaacaaagaaaaggcggAGGCTATGCTCCGGATGGCAACGCAGCTGGCCCGTGACAATCTTGAAGAAACAGTACTTGCATCTTCTATCATGAACACTGTCAAGAGTCTCACGGAAAGTGCGCGTTGCAGTCTCTTCCTTGTCAGGGGTGACGTACTTGAAGCGCATTTTGAGGATGGTAACGTTGTTACAATCCCTAGGGGTGCAGGTATTGCCGGATATGTGGCGCAAACTGGTGAGACTGTTAATATTGTTGATGCCTACGCCGATGACCGCTTTAACCGTGAGGTTGACAAGGCTACTGGGTACCGTACAAAGACGATACTCTGCATGCCTGTGATGTACGAAGGAACGATTGTGGCTGTTGCCCAACTGATTAATAAATTGGATCTGACAACTGAGAGTGGATTGCGCCTACCTCGTGTGTTCGGAAGGCGTGATGAGGAGCTGTTCCAAACCTTCTCTATGTTTGCTGGCGCCTCACTACGTAACTGTCGTATCAACGACCGACTCTtaaaggagaagaaaaagagtgacGTGATTCTCGATGTTGTTACTGTTCTCTCGAACACGGATATCCGCGATGTGGATGGTATTGTTCGCCACGCACTGCACGGAGCAAAGAAACTACTGAACGCGGATCGCTCtactttgtttttggtggaCAAGGAACGGAACGAACTTTGCAGTCGTATGGCAGATAGCGTTGCTGGTAAGGAGATTCGTTTTCCGTGTGGCCAAGGTATTGCGGGCACTGTGGCGGCATCTGGAGTTGGTGAGAATATTCAGGACGCGTACCAGGATCCGCGCTTCAACCGTGAGGTTGACAAACAACTTGGATACCGCACGCAGACCATATTGTGCGAGCCCATCATACTAAATGGTGAGATCCTTGCTGTCGTGCAGCTCGTGAACAAGCTTGATACGTCTGGAGAAGTGACTGTGTTTACCGAGGATGATCGTGACACCTTCCGTGTGTTTTCCTTATTTGCAGGTATATCCATCAACAACTCTCACCTGCTTGAGTTCGCTGTGAAGGCAGGTCGTGAGGTGATGGAATTAAATGAACACCGAGCAACATTGTTTAATAAGAACGTTCCCTCACGTGGAGTTAAACGAGTCACTGCCATCACAAATAGAGAAAGGGAGGCTGTGCTACGTATTGAGTTCCCCAACGTGGACGTTACGGATATTGACTTCGACTTGTTCCAGGCACGTGAAAGCACAGATAAACCGTTGGATGTCGCTGCTGCTATTGCATACAGACTACTGCTTGGAAGCGGCCTTCCACAAAAGTTTGGTTGCTCTGACGAGGTGCTTCTTAACTTCATTCTGCAATGCCGTAAGAAATACCGTAATGTCCCTTATCACAACTTTTACCATGTTGTGGATGTATGCCAAACCATTTACACATTCTTGTACAGGGGAAATGTGTATGAGAAGTTAACCGAGCTTGAGTGCTTTGTGCTGCTTATCACCGCACTGGTGCATGATCTTGATCATATGGGGCTGAACAACAGTTTCTACCTGAAAACAGAATCTCCACTTGGTATTCTTTCCAGCGCAAGTGGTAACAAGTCTGTTCTTGAGGTGCATCACTGCAACCTTGCTGTTGAGATCCTCTCTGATCCGGAATCTGATGTGTTTGGTGGTCTGGAGGGTGCAGAGCGTACTCTTGCGTTCCGATCGATGATTGATTGTGTACTTGCGACAGATATGGCGAGACATAGTGAATTTCTTGAGAAGTACCTAGAACTTATGAAAACATCTTACAACGTTGATGATTCCGATCATCGGCAAATGACAATGGATGTGCTTATGAAAGCTGGAGATATCTCTAACGTAACGAAACCGTTCGACATTTCCCGTCAGTGGGCAATGGCTGTGACGGAGGAGTTCTACCGTCAAGGAGACatggagaaggagaggggtGTGGAAGTATTGCCCATGTTTGACCGATCTAAGAATATGGAGCTTGCAAAAGGTCAAATTGGATTCATTGACTTTGTTGCAGCCCCATTTTTCCAGAAGATAGTTGATGCCTGCCTGCAAGGGATGCAATGGACAGTCGACCGTACAAAGTCGAACCGCGCACAGTGGGAGCGAGTTCTGGAAGCAAGGAGTACTGGGGCTTCGTCTTAG
- a CDS encoding NHP2/RS6-like protein, with the protein MTAEISEKAFPLAGDRLTQTILDIVQEASNAKMIKKGANEATKALNRGIADLIVLAGDTNPIEILLHLPLLCEDKNVPYVFVPSKTALGRAAQVSRNAVALAILQMENSPISAKIQAVKLEIERLL; encoded by the coding sequence ATGACGGCTGAAATCAGCGAAAAGGCTTTTCCTCTTGCTGGCGATCGCCTCACGCAGACCATCCTGGACATAGTACAGGAAGCCAGTAATGCAAAGATGATTAAGAAGGGAGCCAATGAGGCCACGAAGGCGCTCAACCGTGGTATTGCGGACCTGATCGTGCTTGCGGGCGATACGAACCCTATCGAGATCCTTCTTCACCTCCCGCTTCTATGCGAAGACAAAAATGTGCCGTACGTGTTTGTTCCCTCAAAGACGGCATTAGGGCGCGCGGCGCAAGTGTCACGGAATGCGGTGGCTCTAGCGATCCTCCAGATGGAGAACAGCCCCATTTCGGCTAAGATACAGGCGGTTAAATTGGAGATTGAACGGCTCCTGTAG
- a CDS encoding phosphomevalonate kinase protein, putative, which produces MVVASCPGKVLILGGYLIVEEPNVGISVGTTARFVTRVASWKKCSDGKCRVHIVSSQFNKEFTFECAAEEDSDSTIKIVQLEGAPSPFLFYGILYSVAGALLFGGDIFRDVTLELLADNDFYSQRNYLESQGKPVTAANLRLIPRYTPLLGEVSKTGLGSSAAMTTSVVACLLQLFVFDSKKNNATESVERAPELPLRLEDVTEFIHRISQVAHCVAQGKVGSGFDVYTATFGTCVYRRFSARVLEKLVKGNEPPKRVAIPLLRECVETDEVWVQRIPFRLPTGLQLLLGDVHKGGTETPGMVSKVMSWRRSVTTDPNSLWERLRMSNEKYVEALQGLVKQSQEAPVAYTEVVKNLKSVVLAKHNPSTEAERLWVEAASVASTCRRYLREMGEAAQVQIEPPELTSLLDATCSIPGVFAVGCPGAGGYDAVFALVFGEEVCSAVERFWECYNDLQVCPLLVRGDANGLVLD; this is translated from the coding sequence ATGGTCGTGGCATCGTGTCCAGGAAAAGTGCTGATTCTTGGTGGTTACCTAATAGTTGAGGAGCCAAATGTTGGTATTTCCGTAGGAACAACCGCGCGCTTCGTGACACGTGTGGCGTCGTGGAAAAAATGCTCTGATGGAAAGTGTCGAGTGCACATCGTCTCGTCACAGTTCAACAAGGAGTTTACGTTTGAATGCGCGGCTGAAGAGGACAGTGATTCCACTATCAAGATTGTGCAATTAGAGGGTGCACCATCGCCGTTTCTCTTCTACGGTATTTTGTACTCGGTTGCCGGCGCTCTATTATTTGGTGGTGATATTTTTCGTGATGTTACCCTAGAGTTGTTGGCGGATAACGATTTCTACAGCCAAAGGAATTATTTGGAGTCCCAAGGCAAGCCGGTGACCGCAGCCAACCTGCGGCTCATCCCCCGTTATACGCCCCTCTTGGGGGAGGTTTCCAAAACTGGTCTAGGATCTTCAGCGGCAATGACCACTAGTGTCGTAGCGTGCCTGCTccaactttttgtttttgattcgaagaaaaacaatgccACTGAGTCCGTGGAGAGGGCACCGGAGCTACCTCTACGTTTGGAGGATGTAACAGAGTTCATTCATCGTATTAGTCAGGTTGCCCACTGCGTAGCACAGGGAAAAGTGGGGAGCGGGTTTGATGTCTACACGGCCACGTTCGGGACGTGTGTGTACCGACGGTTCTCCGCACGCGTGCTGGAAAAGCTCGTAAAGGGTAATGAACCTCCGAAGCGCGTCGCTATTCCTCTTTTACGTGAGTGTGTCGAGACGGATGAAGTGTGGGTTCAGAGGATACCCTTCCGGCTTCCTACCGGGTTGCAGCTTCTTTTAGGGGATGTACACAAGGGAGGAACAGAAACACCTGGCATGGTGTCGAAGGTCATGTCATGGAGGCGGTCGGTGACCACGGACCCCAACAGCTTGTGGGAGCGACTTCGCATGAGTAATGAAAAATATGTAGAGGCACTCCAGGGGCTAGTCAAACAGTCTCAGGAGGCCCCGGTTGCATACACCGAGGTAGTGAAAAATTTGAAGAGCGTCGTATTGGCTAAACACAACCCCTCCACAGAGGCTGAGAGGCTATGGGTGGAGGCGGCGTCGGTTGCCTCAACATGTCGCCGTTACCTTAGGGAGATGGGAGAGGCGGCTCAGGTGCAAATAGAACCTCCCGAACTCACCTCACTCCTTGATGCCACGTGCTCTATTCCCGGTGTGTTCGCCGTGGGTTGCCCTGGCGCTGGCGGATATGACGCCGTGTTTGCCTTAGTTTTCGGCGAGGAGGTTTGCTCTGCGGTGGAACGCTTCTGGGAGTGCTACAATGACCTTCAGGTATGTCCCTTGCTAGTGCGAGGGGATGCAAATGGGCTTGTTCTTGATTAA
- a CDS encoding proliferative cell nuclear antigen (PCNA),putative codes for MLEAQVLHANLWKRLIECINGLVNEANFDCNPGGLSIQAMDTSHVALVHMLLRDDCFTKYQCERNSVLGLNLASLSKVLKIVEATDSLTLRHEDDSDVVTLTSENGERSRKCEYQLKLLEIETEAMGIPEMDYKSIVTLSSQEFAKIVRDMTVFGDTVNIEILKESVKFSSCGDVGEGYALLRASHAPTVDPRSKGESDVKTEDEEADACSVRTHSAKGKDGPLGIGVDVRTNEPITLSFALRFMNIFAKGATLSDRVSLKFAKESPCMVEYSIDQVGYLRYYLAPKVDDAE; via the coding sequence ATGCTTGAGGCTCAGGTTCTGCACGCGAACTTGTGGAAGCGTCTCATTGAATGCATTAACGGTCTTGTTAATGAGGCGAACTTCGATTGTAATCCCGGTGGCCTCTCCATTCAAGCTATGGATACGAGCCACGTTGCCCTCGTGCACATGCTGCTTCGCGATGATTGCTTCACGAAGTACCAGTGTGAGCGCAACAGTGTCCTCGGGCTTAACCTCGCTTCCCTTTCCAAGGTGTTGAAGATTGTGGAAGCAACTGATAGCCTAACGCTCCGCCACGAAGATGATTCTGACGTTGTCACACTAACATCGGAGAATGGAGAGAGGTCTCGCAAGTGTGAGTATCAACTCAAATTGCTGGAGATTGAGACTGAGGCTATGGGTATTCCTGAGATGGATTACAAATCCATTGTGACCCTAAGTTCCCAGGAATTTGCCAAAATCGTCCGCGACATGACCGTTTTTGGTGATACTGTCAACATTGAGATTCTCAAGGAGAGCGTTAAGTTCAGTTCGTGTGGCGATGTGGGCGAAGGTTACGCGTTGCTGCGGGCGAGCCATGCCCCAACAGTTGACCCCCGATCAAAAGGTGAGTCGGATGTCAAAACAGAAGATGAAGAGGCTGACGCTTGCAGTGTCCGCACTCATTcagcaaaagggaaggatggGCCACTGGGTATTGGTGTTGATGTCCGCACTAATGAGCCTATCACGCTGTCATTCGCCCTGCGATTCATGAACATATTCGCAAAAGGGGCAACACTTAGTGACCGCGTGTCGCTCAAGTTCGCCAAGGAGAGTCCTTGTATGGTGGAGTACAGCATTGATCAAGTTGGGTATCTCCGTTACTATCTTGCCCCAAAGGTGGACGACGCCGAGTAA